In Bacillota bacterium, the DNA window CCCACAGTGTTAGGTATTTTTCAAAAAAACCCAATCCCTTTTTTTCTTGCATTACTTCTTTACTACTCAAGTTTTATGCCTCCAATCCATTTAATATTAAATTTGTTCTTACTTATATGATTATATTCAATTATAATCATATAATATGCTAATTACAATATTCTATCAATGTTTTAAGCGCAACATTAAGCAAAATGATGTTTTGTATTCTCTAAAAAGTATCCTAAAATGCATTCAAACAATATCTATAAAAGTTATACTATTTTTCATGTTTCATCTTCTCACACTGTCCTTGAAGATACTTTAGAATCCGACTTTTATCTTCCCGCAATTGTTCACAAGTAAAGTTACTGTTTTTATATTTTTTAAGTCTTTCTACATCTTTTAGCAATTGCGTATTTTCATCCATCTTGTTTTTAATAAATTCATACAGCAGGTTATTTTCTTCAATAAACTTGTTATCTACTCTATAATAGACCCATTGTGATTCCTTTTCACTGGTTATAACACCCGTACTTTTTAATTTGTTTAAATGTCTTGAAACATTAGACTGAGTCATATCCAGCACCGTTTCTATCTCGCATACACAGAGTTCTTGTCTTATTAACAAATTGAGTATTCTAATTCTGTTTTCATCTCCCAATGCTTTAAATATTTCTATCAAATCCAATTTATCACCACCTATATGATTGTATTCGTTTATACTCATATAATAGTGTAAATTTATATTTTTGTCAATAAATATATTATTCCCTTATTCGCAACTCAACTCCTAACACCTTAACCCTTTACTCTTTCAATACTTCTACCTTCTCCTGACCTTTACATAGTCAGGCTGGACATTGTTCAGAAACTTTATCCTTGCTACCGCTCTAGCCTAATTTGACTCAAAAAATTGCTAATATCCTGTACCCGATAAATCCTAAAATCAGTATCCACAGTATTACAATAACCGCACCTGCTACCTTGGCTTCTGGAATATCACTTTTCAATTTTGCCTCGGCTTCTTTTCTGCATTCTTCCATAATTTCCGCTGGAATCAACTTTAATGCAATCGCAACCCCCATAGGTATCAGTATGAAGTCATCTAAATATCCTAATACAGGGATAAAGTCAGGTATCAGGTCTATGGGACTTAGTGCATATGCAACAACAATAGCAGTAAAGACCTTTGAAATCAAAGGTGTTTCTTTCTTTTTATATGCCAGATATAAAGCAAAAACCTGTTTCTTTAACTCGCTTGTTTTTTCTTTTATTCTTTTTATCATTTTCAAATCTTTCATACTTCATTTCTTTAGCAATTTGCTTATACTGATTCAAATCAAGGATTGGCTTTTTTCAAACTTTTTTATTGTTCAGGATTTAGCGATAAATAAAATGCTTTCAATTCATTATACATAACTTTATATTTCATAGGAATACTCTTTTTTATTTTATTGTTCATTCAAAAGTTCCTTCAATATTGTTTTAGACTCCTTCGGGAGTATTTTAATAAAGTGTTCCAGCCCGATGTTGTACAAAAGGGCAATTATCATATTTTCCCGTTCTCTTAAATCTGCCAGTGCCTGCCCATCAAAAAGTTCTAATTTGTTTTCATAGGGAGTATACTGAACCCACTGCTCACAAGTGAGCCTTTGTGGTTCTTTAAGAGGTATTAGTTCTTCCTTATCTTCTTCTGGTACAAAATACTCAAGTGCATTTTCTACCCATTTTATAAAGTCCTGCTCTTCTGGAATTTTACCGCCATTTTCTGCTATTTGCTGATTTACAGTATCCTCTGCTATTTTTCTAATATCTTCTTTGCCATCAAAAACCCGCAAAACAGCACTCTCTGGCAACTCAATAGTCTGTAACACTTGTTTTATACTAAAACCCATTTCTTTTAATTTCTTTACAATTTGCAATGTACAAGACATTTCCCCTACTAACTGACCTATTTTTCTTGCTTCTTCATGCATATCAATTCCCATATGCCTTTTCCCTCCCTAAAGTTCATAAGCCGCAATATATAAAAAATGCAGTATTAAATATACCTGCACTTATTTCATGGATAACCCTTTATCTATAGCCTCCTGAATTATCTTGTGGCAACATTTCCCTAAAGGGTTATTCTTTATACACCGGCTGTTTTTCATCGCCCCTGTGATTTCTATAATATCCTTAACTGTTTTTGCACCATGTTTTATTACGGCATCTATTACCTGTTCCTCTGTAACCTTGCTGCAGTAGCAGACATATTTGGGATTAGCATCTTTTTTAAACCATATAGGTAGTTTCACTTGCTGCTTTTCAAACTTAACATCTGATTGTGGATTATAATAAACAACATCACATTCTTCATTTACACATATATAATAATCCATATCTCCGACCGATTCTGCAAGGGTATCAACTACCAAATGCCTGACTGTAATATTTTTTTACTTTAATTCCTGATGTTTTACATACAGGACATATATCGTCATTTTCTATTTTATGAGATGTCTCTTTTCCACCAGAGCAACAGCAATTATTTATTTTTTCATTTGTCATTTTTTTACTTCCCTCTCTTATACCAAATTTTTATTATAATTTCCATTTCTATTGTGTATAATTGTCATTTGGTACTACTTTTTATTAATTCAACAATCGGACTTATTGATTTTTTATTTGTCCAGTCAACAGGATGTTTATAGCATGCAAGCATTCCTTTTTCATCGTCAGTAAGTTCATCAGGCTTCTTATGCTCCAGTTTTTTCTTAAGAAGATACATTAAAACCTTATCAATTGGATTTAACTTCTCATAATTGAAGCCACCTCGCAAGTGGAAGAAATGAACTCTTTCCTTCATTTCTTCAGTAAAATTATTATTTTTAATATCGTTTATTGCTTCAGGATATGCTGAAGACGCACCTACAGAAAACACTATCACTTTTCTATCTTTTAATTTGTCGAAGTTCTTTTTTATGAGTGAGATACCCAAAATACCAGCAGCATACAACGAACCGCCATAAACAATTGTATCATATTTGAGAATGTCGTTTAATGTAATTTTAGACCTTTCAAATAAATCCGCCTTGACTTCATCTGCAATCCACTGTGCATAGCGTTGTGCACTGCCATACTTTGATTTGTAAATAACAACTACTTTATTACTGTTATCTTCCATAATATTAACCCCCTTACCAGTTAAGTTTTCAGATTAAGACAAACACAAATAATAGTCTTAATCTTCATAAGAGAAAATAACTCAACAATGCAATTGCCGCATCATGTAAGCCATGTGCTACCGATACGGATACTGTTGAGCAGTTTTTCATTTTATACTTTGAAAATCCATAAAACAGTCCCAATATTGTTGTCATTATCACTTGCAAAACATTGCGTCCGTTTGGAAAGTGCCATAATCCAAATAATAATGACGAAAAAATTATGGCGAATAAATCAGATTTTGTTGCTACCGCTAACCTTTGTATGAAATAACCTCTAAAGATAAACTCTTCTCCAAAACCCACAAATAAAAAATCATAAATAAGATAAAATAGCAATACCCAAATAGAGGAATATTTAATACTCAATACATCCTCCTTGCTAACTCCAAAAAATAACGGCAAAACAACAAAGGAAATAGTTATACAAAAAATAAAAAAACCAATCTTCAACTGCTTTCCAATATTGTCTTTTGTATACCCTAATTGCGTGAAAGGGATTTTCCTTAAAATAATAATTAGAAACGAAATTGCTGTCACAACTACATATACCAGTAATGTAATTATTATTTTTGTTGGAATGTCTCCTCCCAGCGATACAATCACTGTGCTAAATTCAGCAATAATTAAAGCAGTTATATATACAAATGCTAATTCAAACCATATACCAATCTTTTTTCTCACTTTATCGCCCCCAATAGCATCTTCCAGCCGCTGCTTATAAAATATATTGAAAATGCTATAATAAATATGCCTAACAACAAAATAATCCAGCGATATACAGTATCACTTATCAGTTTCTTGCCTCTGGAAAATGCCGTGGAAATTGCTGAATACCATACAAAGTCCGATAAAATATGTCCTATAAAAAAGAACAAAACACCAATTAACCCTAAAGTATAAGACTGGCGTATTGATTCCATCCCTGTTGATGCCCACCAGAGAATGAAGTAAGGATTAGTAGCACTTACAAGTGCTCCCACCAATACAAGATTTCTCTTTCCTGCACTATTCCCTGCTCTTTGATTCTCCAGAGAAACTGACTTATTTATACCAGATTTTATCATTCCATAGCCCATCCATGCAAGAAAAGCACCGCCAAATAACCCAATAAATCCTGCGATTGTCGGCTTAGAAAAGAAATCTTTAAGTCCGAATGTCATAATGATAATTAATATAAGTTCCAGGATTCCATGTCCTAATACTGCCAAAGGGCCTGCTATCCACCCTTTTTTAAAACTACCATCAATCGTGACCCCCAACATAGGCCCAGGCATCATTGCTCCTGAAAAGCCTATTAAAAAAGCACTGATGAAAATTCCCCACAAAACCATGTTAATTAACCCCTCTTATTATCAAAATGCCTTACTATCAAAATCGGCTTCTATTTTTAGTATCCATGCACATAAATATAATAACAATAAATTTCAATTTAATTAAGTTTTATTTTAATAAAATCTTACCGTTTATAAAAGCACTAACAGCATCATTCTCTTTAAAGAACTAATTTTATTCTTATAGAGCCAACTTTATTATTACAGAACCGACTTTATTGTTTTAGAATCGACTTTATTATCTCAGAGTAAACTTTATTATTTTATCGATTTTCCCTTATTCCTTAACCCAAAAATCCTTACCCCTAACTATATATATTTAAAATAATCTCCACTCCACCCACACCCCTCAAACCCTTGATTTTCCTACATCCTAATTTCTACCAGATAATAAAGTCCGCTCTAAAATCTCATATTTTTATCCCATTTATTAACACTTTTTCCTTAATCCTTGTAATTATTTTTAAAATAAAGTCGGTTCCAAATAGGGATATGTTGAAAGGAAAAAGGGAGAAGGTTGCATTTTCGCATGTGTTTTTTCTAATGCTTTTTATCAATCCTGGTATCAATATTTCTCTCAATACTATAATCAATACTTTCCTCAATCCCTTTAAAATCATTGCCTTTAGCCTTATTCCTTACTCCTTAACCCTAACAATCTTAACCCTTACACCTTATCCCTGTCTACCCTACCAAAAACCAAACCCCGCAGCAAAACAAGATTTCTCTTGCATCTACTGCGAGGTTTTGGAACGAACTTTATTTTTATAGAGTCAACTTT includes these proteins:
- a CDS encoding winged helix-turn-helix transcriptional regulator; the encoded protein is MDLIEIFKALGDENRIRILNLLIRQELCVCEIETVLDMTQSNVSRHLNKLKSTGVITSEKESQWVYYRVDNKFIEENNLLYEFIKNKMDENTQLLKDVERLKKYKNSNFTCEQLREDKSRILKYLQGQCEKMKHEK
- a CDS encoding DUF1232 domain-containing protein, with the protein product MIKRIKEKTSELKKQVFALYLAYKKKETPLISKVFTAIVVAYALSPIDLIPDFIPVLGYLDDFILIPMGVAIALKLIPAEIMEECRKEAEAKLKSDIPEAKVAGAVIVILWILILGFIGYRILAIF
- a CDS encoding LysE family transporter, yielding MVLWGIFISAFLIGFSGAMMPGPMLGVTIDGSFKKGWIAGPLAVLGHGILELILIIIMTFGLKDFFSKPTIAGFIGLFGGAFLAWMGYGMIKSGINKSVSLENQRAGNSAGKRNLVLVGALVSATNPYFILWWASTGMESIRQSYTLGLIGVLFFFIGHILSDFVWYSAISTAFSRGKKLISDTVYRWIILLLGIFIIAFSIYFISSGWKMLLGAIK
- a CDS encoding CPBP family intramembrane metalloprotease; its protein translation is MRKKIGIWFELAFVYITALIIAEFSTVIVSLGGDIPTKIIITLLVYVVVTAISFLIIILRKIPFTQLGYTKDNIGKQLKIGFFIFCITISFVVLPLFFGVSKEDVLSIKYSSIWVLLFYLIYDFLFVGFGEEFIFRGYFIQRLAVATKSDLFAIIFSSLLFGLWHFPNGRNVLQVIMTTILGLFYGFSKYKMKNCSTVSVSVAHGLHDAAIALLSYFLL
- a CDS encoding flavodoxin; translated protein: MEDNSNKVVVIYKSKYGSAQRYAQWIADEVKADLFERSKITLNDILKYDTIVYGGSLYAAGILGISLIKKNFDKLKDRKVIVFSVGASSAYPEAINDIKNNNFTEEMKERVHFFHLRGGFNYEKLNPIDKVLMYLLKKKLEHKKPDELTDDEKGMLACYKHPVDWTNKKSISPIVELIKSSTK